In one Methylobacterium sp. SyP6R genomic region, the following are encoded:
- a CDS encoding amino acid ABC transporter ATP-binding protein, with product MIELDDVRKSYGALPVLKGITARVSKGEVVCVIGPSGSGKSTVLRCINGLESYEGGTITVNGRKVDRSDRSIRSVRVQVSMVFQRFNLFPHRTALENVIEGPIFVKGEDRGQATERGRALLARVGLAGKEEAHPPQLSGGQQQRVAIARALAMRPDAILFDEPTSALDPELVGEVLGVMRGLAEEGMTMMVVTHEMSFAREVADRVLFLDGGVIVEEGPAREVLGRPQQPRTQDFLRRVLNPL from the coding sequence ATGATCGAGCTCGACGACGTCCGCAAATCCTATGGCGCGCTGCCCGTCCTCAAGGGCATCACCGCCCGGGTCTCGAAGGGCGAGGTGGTCTGCGTGATCGGGCCGTCGGGCTCGGGCAAGTCGACGGTGCTGCGCTGCATCAACGGGCTCGAATCCTACGAGGGCGGCACCATCACGGTGAACGGCCGCAAGGTCGACCGGTCCGACCGCTCGATCCGGAGCGTGCGGGTCCAGGTCTCGATGGTGTTCCAGCGCTTCAACCTGTTCCCGCACCGCACGGCGCTCGAGAATGTCATCGAGGGGCCGATCTTCGTGAAGGGCGAGGACCGTGGGCAAGCCACCGAGCGCGGCCGGGCCCTGCTCGCCCGCGTGGGTCTCGCCGGCAAGGAGGAGGCGCATCCGCCGCAACTCTCCGGCGGGCAGCAGCAGCGGGTCGCCATCGCCCGGGCGCTCGCCATGCGGCCCGACGCGATCCTGTTCGACGAACCGACCTCGGCCCTCGACCCGGAACTCGTCGGCGAGGTGTTGGGCGTGATGCGCGGGCTCGCCGAGGAGGGGATGACCATGATGGTCGTCACCCACGAGATGAGCTTTGCCCGCGAGGTCGCCGACCGGGTGCTGTTCCTCGACGGCGGCGTGATCGTCGAGGAGGGCCCGGCCCGCGAGGTGCTGGGCCGCCCGCAGCAGCCCCGCACCCAGGACTTCCTGCGGCGCGTGCTGAACCCGCTGTGA
- a CDS encoding ABC transporter substrate-binding protein, whose protein sequence is MTRRLIRAAGAALVLLAGSALARPALAQETVRVGSTPTGVPFTFLDTKTNTIQGVMVDVITAIGKQAGFSVQIEPFQFSSLIAALNARKIDAISAAMFITAPRKEVIAFSEPVYAYGEGLVVPKADTKAYTAFSDLKGEVVGAQVGTAFVDALKKSGEFSEVKAYDTFPDMLRDVNAGRVKAVFADAPIIAYNLKSGNFPNAHLVASYKPVVVGSVGIGVRKDDTALLAKINAGLAKIKENGELAKILEKWGLQPSVNPS, encoded by the coding sequence ATGACGAGGCGTCTGATTCGGGCCGCGGGCGCGGCCCTGGTGCTGCTCGCGGGAAGCGCGCTCGCCCGCCCCGCTTTGGCGCAGGAGACGGTCCGGGTCGGCTCGACGCCGACGGGCGTCCCCTTCACCTTCCTCGACACCAAGACCAACACCATCCAGGGCGTGATGGTGGACGTGATCACGGCCATCGGCAAGCAGGCCGGCTTCTCGGTGCAGATCGAGCCGTTCCAGTTCTCGAGCCTGATCGCCGCGCTCAACGCCAGGAAGATCGACGCGATCTCGGCGGCGATGTTCATCACGGCGCCGCGCAAGGAGGTGATCGCCTTCTCGGAGCCGGTCTACGCCTATGGCGAGGGGCTGGTGGTGCCGAAGGCCGACACCAAGGCCTACACGGCATTTTCCGACCTGAAGGGCGAGGTCGTCGGCGCCCAGGTCGGCACCGCCTTCGTCGATGCGCTCAAGAAATCGGGCGAGTTCAGCGAGGTGAAGGCCTACGACACGTTCCCCGACATGCTGCGGGACGTCAATGCCGGCCGGGTCAAGGCGGTCTTCGCCGACGCGCCGATCATCGCCTACAACCTCAAGAGCGGCAACTTCCCCAACGCCCACCTCGTCGCCTCGTACAAGCCGGTGGTCGTCGGCTCGGTCGGCATCGGCGTGCGCAAGGACGACACGGCGCTGCTCGCCAAGATCAATGCGGGGCTGGCCAAGATCAAGGAGAACGGCGAACTGGCGAAGATCCTGGAGAAGTGGGGCCTGCAACCGTCGGTGAACCCGTCCTGA
- a CDS encoding lysylphosphatidylglycerol synthase transmembrane domain-containing protein: MTQAQDRTQERPEDEHETSARRRFWTILLTILSVALGGYLLYRTLAGYSLAQLVDSVRALPAGRLAAAGGFAAASYLCLTGIDWLALRAAGKPLPYPRVALAAFISLSLGHSIGFAGLSSGAIRYRFYTRWGLRTADVAKAVLFCGVTVAVGLMALGAVAVLVHPGLAREVTGLGQGAVLAAGLACAGGVATYLGLAAWWRKPVTFRRWSIEMPPLPLAAAQVGLGAVNFALVSACLHQVLAAVSDVGFLAVASVFVIANAAVLVTHVPGGVGVIESVVVHLLPKTDVIGPLIAFRCLYFLGPLALGLIVFAVTEAVFRWRDAGGAAREVASVRSS; this comes from the coding sequence GTGACGCAGGCTCAAGACCGAACCCAAGAACGACCCGAAGACGAACACGAGACGTCCGCCCGCCGCCGGTTCTGGACCATCCTCCTGACGATCCTCAGCGTCGCGCTCGGCGGCTACCTGCTGTACCGGACGCTCGCGGGCTACAGCCTGGCGCAACTCGTGGACTCCGTGCGGGCGCTCCCCGCCGGCCGGCTCGCCGCCGCCGGGGGCTTCGCCGCCGCGAGCTATCTCTGCCTCACCGGGATCGACTGGCTGGCGTTGCGCGCCGCCGGCAAGCCCCTGCCCTATCCCCGGGTGGCGCTCGCGGCCTTCATCAGCCTGTCGCTCGGCCACAGCATCGGATTCGCGGGCCTGAGCAGCGGGGCGATCCGCTACCGCTTCTACACCCGCTGGGGCCTCAGGACCGCGGACGTCGCCAAGGCGGTCCTGTTCTGCGGCGTTACCGTGGCGGTCGGCCTGATGGCGCTCGGCGCCGTCGCGGTGCTGGTCCATCCCGGCCTCGCCCGGGAGGTGACGGGCCTCGGCCAGGGTGCGGTACTGGCGGCGGGCCTCGCCTGCGCGGGCGGCGTCGCGACCTATCTCGGCCTCGCCGCCTGGTGGCGCAAGCCGGTGACCTTCCGGCGCTGGTCGATCGAGATGCCGCCGCTTCCCCTCGCGGCGGCGCAGGTAGGCTTGGGAGCGGTCAACTTCGCCCTGGTCTCGGCCTGCCTGCACCAGGTGCTGGCGGCGGTCTCCGATGTCGGCTTTCTCGCCGTCGCCTCGGTCTTCGTCATCGCCAACGCGGCGGTGCTCGTCACCCATGTGCCCGGCGGCGTCGGGGTGATCGAGAGCGTGGTCGTCCACCTCCTGCCGAAGACCGACGTGATCGGCCCGCTGATCGCCTTCCGGTGCCTGTACTTCCTCGGCCCCCTGGCGCTCGGCCTCATCGTCTTCGCGGTGACGGAGGCGGTGTTCCGGTGGCGGGATGCGGGTGGAGCGGCGCGGGAGGTCGCGTCCGTGCGGTCGTCGTGA
- a CDS encoding DEAD/DEAH box helicase, which yields MRRRPSFTERDILRNCGHASFHDGARDLAQGRVLDIEADGDEYVEGDVESRSGRTVYSVSISIGRDSQGISIRGDCTCRDRFNCRHVAAVLLAALNGTAVRPPPPPPPTPEERAARLLRLQDSATDDTLSPELTNWLARLDQVRKTGSEEFPPDIDRRLIYVILALPGRGGTAPRLAVAPMQARILKSGAMSAKARPVDPQSIAYAASPAQYLRPSDRRILKSLNGRMRETDGDGPPAYPLIDQAGAEILDQVLATGRARSGTVLGPALAAGPPRPGHLAWVEGEETLTPRPVLEGENGDSQVLALAAQPPAYLDPEAGQVGPIEVGLPPHLAAALLAGPPVPASAAPALNAALARQMPGLTLRLPEPPRENVVDQAPVPVLRLTQIELPAPAYYFGLGEKPPPESVRLAALSFRYGPVTVPFGDLRAKPTRLSNGRLYVVERDGPAERRAVARLLAHGLSPAQERRMDLPQAHARDFLPDGGEEAWTALQSDALPALKAAGFEIVTDPAFRGRVLHPDAAVEFAIHESSGIDWLELDLGVEIEGERIPLAEPVAALLARPDFTIESIDEASPEPVMLPLGDGRLLALPGARLKPILLALRELSLGGASGEGGRLRLGLVDAATLAALERMSEAAMLAWRGGEALRAMGRMLLAEGGIPQVAPPDTFRASLRPYQAEGLSWLAFLRDAGLGGILADDMGLGKTVQALALIACEKAQRRLDRPALVIAPTSLMANWRREAERFAPDLSVLVLHGQGRHEHFDAIEGHDLVLTTYPLVVRDQAVLSAQDWHLLILDEAQTIKNPDATTTQLIHGLSARHRFCLSGTPLENNLAELWSLFSFACPGLLGERKTFARTWRTPIEKHGDAERSRLLARRIKPFLLRRTKEQVASDLPPKTEITEEVELGEAQRALYESIRLAMHTRVREAIAAKGWERSRIVILDALLKLRQACCDPRLLKLDRAGEAGSAKLERLEELLDALLAEGRRVLVFSQFTAMLALIKPRLEQAGIAYTELTGRTRDREGAIRRFETGEARVFLISLKAGGTGLNLVAADTVILYDPWWNPAVESQAIDRAHRIGQDKPVFVHKLVAARSIEEKMEELKARKSALADSLFDHEGAPTSALTQADLDVLLEG from the coding sequence ATGCGCAGGAGGCCGTCCTTCACCGAACGCGACATCCTGCGCAACTGCGGCCACGCCTCCTTCCACGACGGCGCCCGCGACCTGGCGCAGGGCCGGGTGCTCGACATCGAGGCCGACGGGGACGAGTACGTCGAGGGCGACGTCGAGAGCCGCAGCGGGCGAACGGTGTACAGCGTCTCGATCTCCATCGGGCGAGATTCCCAAGGCATCTCGATCCGCGGGGATTGCACCTGCCGGGACCGCTTCAATTGCCGGCACGTGGCGGCCGTACTGCTCGCAGCGCTGAACGGCACCGCCGTGCGGCCGCCACCACCCCCGCCGCCAACCCCCGAGGAGCGGGCGGCCCGCCTGCTCCGGCTCCAGGATTCCGCGACCGACGACACCCTGTCGCCCGAGTTGACGAACTGGCTGGCGCGCCTCGACCAGGTCCGCAAGACCGGCAGCGAGGAGTTCCCGCCCGACATCGACCGGCGCCTGATCTACGTCATCCTGGCCCTGCCCGGCCGCGGCGGCACCGCACCCCGGCTCGCCGTCGCGCCGATGCAGGCCCGGATCCTGAAGAGCGGGGCGATGTCGGCGAAGGCGCGCCCGGTCGATCCGCAGAGCATCGCCTATGCGGCGAGCCCGGCCCAGTACCTGCGCCCGTCCGACCGGCGCATCCTCAAGTCGCTCAACGGGCGGATGCGCGAGACCGACGGCGACGGGCCGCCGGCCTATCCCCTGATCGACCAGGCCGGCGCCGAGATCCTGGACCAGGTGCTGGCCACCGGCCGGGCCCGGTCCGGGACCGTGCTGGGGCCGGCGCTGGCGGCCGGCCCGCCCCGGCCCGGCCACCTCGCCTGGGTCGAGGGCGAGGAGACGCTGACGCCTCGGCCCGTCCTCGAGGGCGAGAACGGGGACAGCCAGGTTCTGGCGCTGGCCGCCCAGCCGCCGGCCTATCTCGACCCTGAAGCCGGGCAGGTCGGGCCGATCGAGGTCGGGTTGCCGCCGCACCTCGCGGCCGCCCTGCTGGCCGGACCGCCGGTGCCGGCCTCCGCCGCGCCGGCCCTCAACGCCGCCCTCGCCCGGCAGATGCCGGGCCTGACCTTGCGCCTGCCGGAACCGCCGCGGGAGAATGTGGTCGACCAGGCGCCGGTGCCGGTGCTGCGCCTGACCCAGATCGAGCTGCCGGCGCCCGCTTACTATTTCGGCCTCGGCGAGAAGCCGCCGCCCGAATCCGTGCGCCTCGCCGCCCTCTCCTTCCGCTACGGCCCGGTGACGGTGCCGTTCGGCGACCTGCGGGCCAAGCCGACGCGGCTTTCGAACGGCCGGCTCTACGTGGTCGAGCGCGACGGCCCGGCCGAGCGGCGGGCGGTGGCGCGGCTTCTCGCCCACGGCCTGTCGCCGGCCCAGGAGCGCCGCATGGACCTGCCGCAGGCCCATGCCCGGGATTTCCTGCCCGATGGCGGCGAGGAGGCCTGGACGGCGCTCCAGTCCGACGCGCTGCCGGCCCTGAAGGCCGCAGGCTTCGAGATCGTGACCGATCCGGCTTTTCGCGGCCGGGTGCTGCACCCGGATGCCGCGGTCGAGTTCGCGATCCACGAGAGTTCCGGAATCGACTGGCTCGAACTCGATCTCGGGGTGGAGATCGAGGGCGAACGCATCCCCCTCGCCGAGCCGGTCGCCGCGCTGCTGGCGCGTCCCGACTTCACGATCGAGTCGATCGACGAGGCCTCGCCCGAGCCGGTGATGCTGCCGCTCGGCGACGGGCGGCTCCTGGCCCTGCCGGGCGCGCGGCTGAAGCCGATCCTGCTCGCGCTCCGCGAACTCAGCCTCGGCGGCGCCTCGGGCGAGGGCGGGCGGCTGCGGCTCGGCCTCGTCGATGCCGCGACGCTCGCGGCCCTGGAGCGGATGAGCGAGGCGGCGATGCTGGCCTGGCGCGGCGGCGAGGCCTTGCGCGCCATGGGAAGGATGCTGCTCGCCGAGGGCGGCATCCCGCAGGTCGCACCGCCGGACACCTTTCGCGCATCCTTGAGGCCCTACCAGGCGGAAGGGCTGTCCTGGCTCGCCTTCCTGCGCGATGCCGGCCTCGGCGGCATCCTCGCCGACGACATGGGGCTGGGCAAGACCGTGCAGGCCCTGGCGCTGATCGCCTGCGAGAAGGCGCAAAGGCGCCTCGACCGGCCGGCCCTGGTGATCGCCCCGACGAGCCTGATGGCGAACTGGCGCCGGGAGGCCGAGCGCTTCGCCCCCGACCTCTCCGTGCTGGTGCTGCACGGCCAGGGCCGGCACGAGCATTTCGACGCGATCGAGGGCCACGACCTCGTGCTGACGACCTATCCCCTCGTGGTCCGCGACCAGGCGGTGCTCTCCGCCCAGGACTGGCACCTCCTGATCCTCGACGAGGCGCAGACGATCAAGAATCCGGACGCGACGACGACCCAGCTGATCCACGGCCTGTCGGCCCGGCACCGGTTCTGCCTCTCGGGCACGCCGCTCGAGAACAACCTCGCCGAATTGTGGTCGCTGTTCTCCTTCGCCTGCCCGGGCCTGCTCGGCGAGCGCAAGACGTTTGCCCGGACCTGGCGCACGCCGATCGAGAAGCACGGCGACGCCGAACGCAGCCGGCTGCTCGCCCGCCGGATCAAGCCGTTCCTGCTGCGGCGGACCAAGGAGCAGGTGGCCAGCGACCTGCCGCCCAAGACCGAGATCACCGAGGAGGTCGAGCTGGGCGAGGCCCAGCGCGCCCTCTACGAGTCGATTCGCCTCGCCATGCATACGAGGGTGCGGGAGGCCATCGCCGCCAAGGGCTGGGAGCGCAGCCGGATCGTCATCCTCGACGCCCTGCTCAAGCTGCGCCAGGCCTGCTGCGACCCGCGCCTCCTGAAGCTCGACCGGGCAGGTGAGGCCGGATCGGCCAAGCTGGAGCGGCTGGAGGAATTGCTCGACGCGCTCCTGGCCGAGGGGCGTCGGGTGCTGGTCTTCTCCCAATTCACCGCGATGCTCGCGCTGATCAAGCCGCGGCTGGAGCAGGCAGGCATCGCCTATACCGAGCTGACCGGCCGCACCCGCGACCGGGAGGGGGCGATCCGGCGCTTCGAGACCGGCGAGGCGCGGGTGTTCCTCATCAGCCTGAAGGCCGGCGGCACCGGGCTCAACCTCGTCGCCGCCGACACGGTGATCCTGTACGATCCGTGGTGGAACCCCGCGGTGGAGTCGCAAGCGATCGACCGCGCCCACCGGATCGGCCAGGACAAGCCGGTCTTCGTCCACAAGCTCGTGGCGGCCCGCAGCATCGAGGAGAAGATGGAGGAGTTGAAGGCGCGCAAGAGCGCGCTCGCCGATTCCCTCTTCGACCACGAGGGCGCCCCGACGAGCGCGCTGACCCAGGCCGATCTCGACGTGCTGCTGGAGGGGTGA
- a CDS encoding NAD(P)/FAD-dependent oxidoreductase, with amino-acid sequence MTEPFPLGPALWATTAPPAPATQPLAESGRADVVVIGAGFCGLSTALHLAEAGMKPVVLEAREIGFGGSGRNGGQVIPGLKHDPDELVQMFGRERGERLAAFGAGTADAVFDLIAKHRMDVPHIRTGWIQGAHTAEGLALSERRAEQWSRRGAPVRLLDKAETDRLLGTERYLGGWLDGRAGAVQPLAYARGLARAALAAGARIHTDTPVTGLSRQGGTWTVGTGRGPSLTTERVVLCTNGYSGDLWPSLRQTIIAANSFQVATTPLSDNLRRTVLPEGQVCSDTRKLLLYFRLDHTGRLLLGGRGPFREPKGSGDWSHLERIVPKLFPQLAGIGFDHRWCGRVAVTRDYLPHLHAPAPGLLIDIGCQGRGVGLQTRMGQAIAAFIARDDADALPIAPTPITPLPLHGLHRLYASAVVAWYRLQDGGL; translated from the coding sequence ATGACCGAACCCTTCCCCCTAGGGCCGGCCCTCTGGGCCACCACCGCCCCGCCCGCCCCCGCGACGCAGCCGCTCGCCGAATCCGGCCGGGCCGACGTCGTCGTGATCGGCGCCGGCTTCTGCGGCCTGTCGACGGCGCTCCACCTCGCGGAAGCCGGCATGAAGCCCGTGGTGCTGGAGGCGCGCGAGATCGGCTTCGGCGGCTCGGGCCGCAATGGCGGCCAGGTGATCCCGGGCCTCAAGCACGATCCCGACGAATTGGTGCAGATGTTCGGGCGAGAGCGCGGCGAGCGCCTCGCCGCCTTCGGGGCCGGGACGGCGGATGCGGTGTTCGACCTCATCGCGAAGCACCGGATGGACGTGCCCCACATCCGCACCGGCTGGATCCAGGGCGCCCATACCGCCGAGGGTCTGGCCCTGTCCGAGCGCCGGGCCGAGCAATGGTCCCGCCGCGGCGCGCCCGTGCGCCTGCTCGACAAGGCCGAGACCGACCGGCTGCTCGGCACCGAGCGGTATCTCGGCGGCTGGCTCGACGGGCGCGCCGGCGCGGTGCAGCCGCTCGCCTATGCCCGCGGGCTCGCACGAGCGGCGCTGGCGGCCGGCGCACGCATCCATACCGATACCCCCGTCACCGGCCTGTCCCGCCAGGGCGGCACCTGGACGGTCGGGACGGGACGTGGCCCGAGCCTCACCACCGAGCGGGTGGTCTTGTGCACCAACGGCTATTCCGGCGACCTGTGGCCGTCCTTGCGCCAGACCATCATCGCGGCGAACTCGTTCCAGGTCGCCACGACCCCACTCTCCGACAACCTGCGCCGCACGGTGCTGCCCGAGGGCCAGGTCTGCTCCGACACCCGCAAGCTGCTGCTCTACTTCCGCCTCGACCATACCGGCCGGCTGCTGCTCGGCGGGCGCGGGCCGTTCCGCGAGCCCAAGGGGTCCGGCGACTGGTCGCATCTGGAGCGGATCGTCCCGAAACTGTTCCCGCAGCTCGCCGGCATCGGCTTCGACCATCGCTGGTGCGGACGGGTCGCGGTCACCCGGGACTACCTGCCCCACCTGCACGCGCCCGCGCCCGGCCTCCTCATCGATATCGGCTGCCAGGGCCGCGGCGTCGGGCTCCAGACCCGGATGGGCCAGGCGATCGCCGCCTTCATCGCCCGGGACGATGCCGACGCGCTGCCGATCGCCCCGACACCGATCACCCCGCTGCCGCTGCACGGGCTGCACCGGCTCTACGCCTCGGCGGTGGTGGCCTGGTACCGGCTGCAGGATGGGGGGCTGTAG
- a CDS encoding amino acid ABC transporter permease, whose translation MSGFLSDAREFMPILLQGVGLTILITAGSLVVSTALGLVWAMMRVSGVPVLSFLAASFINVIRGIPIIVQLFYIYFVLPDFGVSLTGVQAGIIGLGLAYSAYQAENFRAAIEAIDKGQVEAAQTIGMGWGLTMRRVLLPQAFRAALPPFGNVMIMMLKDSSQASTITVAELALQGKLIASSTFKNTSVFTLVALMYLGLSLPLILIVRHFEKQQAGRR comes from the coding sequence ATGTCCGGTTTCCTGTCCGACGCCCGCGAGTTCATGCCGATCCTGCTCCAGGGCGTGGGGCTGACGATCCTGATCACGGCGGGCTCGCTCGTGGTCTCGACCGCGCTCGGCCTCGTCTGGGCGATGATGCGGGTCTCAGGGGTGCCCGTCCTGTCGTTCCTCGCCGCGAGCTTCATCAACGTGATCCGGGGCATCCCGATCATCGTGCAGCTGTTCTACATCTACTTCGTGCTGCCGGATTTCGGGGTGTCCCTCACGGGGGTGCAGGCGGGCATCATCGGGCTCGGGCTGGCCTATTCGGCCTACCAGGCCGAGAATTTCCGCGCCGCCATCGAGGCGATCGACAAGGGCCAGGTCGAGGCGGCGCAGACCATTGGCATGGGCTGGGGGCTGACGATGCGGCGGGTGCTGCTGCCGCAGGCCTTCCGCGCCGCCCTGCCGCCCTTCGGCAACGTGATGATCATGATGCTGAAGGATTCGTCGCAGGCCTCGACCATCACGGTGGCCGAGCTGGCGCTCCAGGGCAAGCTCATCGCCTCGTCGACCTTCAAGAACACCAGCGTGTTCACCCTGGTGGCGCTGATGTACTTGGGCCTGAGCCTGCCCCTGATCCTGATCGTGCGCCACTTCGAGAAGCAGCAGGCCGGCCGGCGATGA
- a CDS encoding EAL domain-containing protein, with amino-acid sequence MTKRSECGQCRSGEPLPFTFTMAFHPIVDLESGSVWGYEALVRGTEGQGAGYILGQVDDDNRYRFDQACRTKAIELAGGLFPAGDVRLSINFLPNAVYEPAACIRATLEAARRIGFAHQRIMFEFTENERMTDVAHVQRIITDYRQRGFLTALDDFGAGYAGLGLLARFQPDLIKLDMELIRGIAESPARRAIVSGVIAIARALGVAVIAEGIETPDELAALREAGITLFQGYLFARPTVAALPELNLPGMRQAA; translated from the coding sequence ATGACCAAGCGCAGCGAGTGTGGGCAGTGCCGGAGCGGCGAACCGCTACCCTTCACCTTCACGATGGCGTTCCACCCGATCGTCGACCTCGAGAGCGGGAGCGTCTGGGGCTACGAGGCCCTGGTGCGCGGCACCGAGGGGCAGGGTGCGGGCTATATCCTCGGCCAGGTCGACGACGACAACCGCTACCGCTTCGACCAGGCCTGCCGCACCAAGGCGATCGAGCTGGCCGGCGGGCTGTTTCCGGCCGGCGACGTGCGGCTGTCGATCAACTTCCTGCCCAACGCCGTCTACGAGCCGGCGGCCTGCATCCGGGCGACCCTGGAAGCGGCGCGCCGCATCGGGTTCGCCCACCAGCGGATCATGTTCGAGTTCACCGAGAACGAGCGCATGACCGACGTGGCCCATGTCCAGCGCATCATCACCGATTACCGCCAGCGCGGCTTCCTCACCGCGCTCGACGATTTCGGCGCCGGCTATGCCGGCCTCGGCCTCTTGGCGCGGTTCCAGCCCGACCTGATCAAGCTCGACATGGAGCTGATCCGCGGCATCGCCGAATCGCCGGCCCGGCGGGCGATCGTGTCGGGCGTGATCGCCATCGCCCGGGCGCTCGGCGTCGCGGTGATCGCCGAGGGGATCGAGACGCCCGACGAACTCGCGGCGCTCCGCGAGGCCGGCATCACCCTGTTCCAGGGCTATCTCTTCGCTCGGCCCACGGTCGCGGCCCTGCCGGAGCTGAACCTGCCGGGGATGCGGCAGGCGGCGTGA
- a CDS encoding phospholipase D-like domain-containing protein: MTIDPARDEPDSLFQPGRTCWCVARAERVAVMIDSAEYFARLEDALRQAQRSILIVGWDFDGRIRLRHEASPEESPPLGPLLRDLAARRPELEVRVLVWSVATLHGPGAALPLLFGAEWEAHPRVEVRLDTHHPLYAAHHQKLVCIDDRVAFCGGIDLTVGRWDTPAHTAGDPLRTNPDGDLYPPVHDLQMAVDGEAAARLGDLARARWRAATGEGLAPVAAAAPVWPQGLAPLVTDAPVAIARTMPLQGDEPSVEEAAALTAASLAAARETIYLEAQYLTADFVADALAAHLAAEAGPEIVVVLTRRSHNFTERVAMGTPRDRVLRRLREIDRFGRLLVAYPVVPGSEGDCEIEVHAKLVLIDDSFLRIGSSNLNNRSVALDTECDLAVEARDPEERAALRRLRARLVAEHLGVAPEVAEEAIAEFGLVAAIRRHMGGPRSLRVCEVPEEEGLLDPLVSSELLDPERPFGTA; this comes from the coding sequence ATGACCATCGACCCCGCGCGCGACGAGCCCGACAGCCTGTTCCAGCCCGGCCGCACCTGCTGGTGCGTGGCGCGGGCCGAGCGGGTCGCGGTGATGATCGATTCCGCCGAGTATTTCGCCCGGCTGGAGGACGCCTTGCGCCAGGCGCAACGCTCGATCCTGATCGTCGGCTGGGATTTCGACGGGCGCATCCGCCTGCGCCACGAGGCGAGCCCGGAGGAATCTCCGCCCTTGGGCCCGCTCCTGCGCGACCTCGCGGCGCGGCGGCCGGAGCTCGAGGTGCGGGTGCTGGTCTGGAGCGTCGCCACCTTGCACGGGCCGGGCGCGGCTTTGCCGCTGCTGTTCGGGGCCGAGTGGGAGGCGCATCCGCGCGTCGAGGTGCGCCTCGACACCCACCACCCGCTCTACGCCGCCCACCACCAGAAGCTCGTCTGCATCGACGACCGGGTCGCGTTCTGCGGCGGCATCGACCTCACGGTCGGGCGCTGGGATACCCCCGCCCACACGGCCGGCGATCCCTTGCGCACCAATCCCGACGGCGACCTCTACCCGCCGGTGCACGACCTCCAGATGGCGGTGGACGGCGAGGCGGCGGCAAGGCTCGGCGATCTCGCCCGCGCGCGCTGGCGGGCCGCCACCGGCGAGGGGCTGGCGCCGGTAGCGGCCGCCGCTCCGGTCTGGCCTCAGGGACTGGCGCCGCTCGTCACCGACGCGCCCGTCGCCATTGCCCGCACCATGCCGCTCCAGGGCGACGAACCCTCGGTCGAGGAGGCGGCGGCGCTCACCGCCGCGTCGCTCGCGGCGGCCAGGGAGACGATCTACCTCGAGGCGCAGTACCTCACGGCGGATTTCGTCGCCGATGCGCTGGCCGCCCATCTCGCGGCGGAGGCGGGCCCGGAGATCGTGGTGGTGCTGACGCGCCGCTCGCACAACTTCACCGAGCGCGTCGCCATGGGCACGCCGCGCGACCGGGTGCTGCGCCGCCTGCGCGAAATCGACCGCTTCGGCCGTCTCCTCGTGGCCTATCCGGTGGTGCCGGGATCCGAAGGAGATTGCGAGATCGAGGTCCACGCCAAGCTCGTCCTGATCGACGATTCTTTCCTGCGCATCGGCTCCTCGAACCTCAACAACCGCTCCGTCGCCCTCGACACCGAGTGCGACCTCGCGGTCGAGGCCCGCGACCCGGAGGAGCGTGCCGCGCTCCGTCGTTTGCGCGCCCGCCTGGTGGCCGAGCATCTGGGCGTGGCGCCGGAGGTGGCGGAAGAGGCGATCGCGGAATTCGGCCTCGTCGCGGCGATCCGCCGGCACATGGGGGGCCCACGCTCCTTGCGGGTCTGCGAGGTGCCGGAGGAGGAGGGGCTGCTCGACCCGCTCGTCAGCTCCGAGTTGCTGGACCCGGAGCGGCCGTTCGGGACGGCGTAG
- a CDS encoding cupin domain-containing protein, which yields MAADLAVGRRLRSLRQERGLSLKAVAALTGLSIGYLSQVERGLSSPSLRVLTQVADLFGVGLGALFGAPEHAAADGIVTRAGERAALTLWRAGITKQLLTQGDAALSLFLMQLAPGAGTGDEPLVHDGEEAGLVMEGALVLTVEGTTAELRAGDSFRFASRRPHRYRNPSPDRIALVLWVNAVPRA from the coding sequence ATGGCGGCCGATCTCGCGGTCGGCCGGCGGCTGCGCTCCCTGCGTCAGGAGCGCGGGCTCTCGCTCAAGGCGGTGGCGGCGCTGACCGGGCTGTCGATCGGCTATCTCAGCCAGGTCGAGCGCGGCCTGTCCTCGCCGTCCTTGCGGGTGCTGACGCAGGTCGCGGACCTGTTCGGGGTCGGGCTCGGCGCCCTGTTCGGCGCGCCGGAGCATGCGGCCGCCGACGGGATCGTCACCCGGGCCGGCGAGCGGGCGGCGCTCACGCTGTGGCGCGCCGGCATCACCAAGCAGTTGCTCACGCAAGGCGACGCGGCCCTGAGCCTGTTCCTGATGCAGCTCGCGCCCGGGGCCGGCACCGGCGACGAGCCCCTGGTCCATGACGGCGAGGAGGCCGGGCTGGTGATGGAGGGGGCCCTCGTCCTCACGGTCGAGGGCACGACGGCGGAACTGAGGGCCGGCGACAGCTTCCGCTTCGCTAGCCGGCGCCCGCACCGCTACCGCAACCCGTCCCCCGACCGGATCGCCTTGGTGCTGTGGGTCAATGCCGTGCCGCGGGCCTGA